ACGAACGCTGCCTGTACTGCGGAAACGGGCTCCGTTGCGGAGCGCCGGAGGGATGGACCGGACCTCTTGATCCCTGATCACACCCGCCCACCCATGACTCCGGGTCGGCCGGTCTGAACGGAAACCAAAAGAGCCCGCCTCCACCGCTCCCTCGCCCAACTCCTTCACCCACGTCCGCGCTGCTGTTCTTGAAACCGTGCTGCGTGCCGCCGAAATGCGCGGGGCGCTGGTGGTGTGCCAGCGCCCCGGATGCTGCGCGAGGACTACTTACGGATGCCGAGGCCCTCGATGAGCTTCTTGTAGCGGGCCACGTCCTTGGACTTGAGGTAGTCCAGCATGCGGCGGCGCTGACCGACCAGCTTCAGCAGACCGCGGCGGGAGTGGTGGTCCTTCTTGTGGGTCTTGAAGTGCTCGGTGAGCATGTTGATGCGCTCGGACAGCAGCGCCACCTGCACCTCGGGCGAGCCGGTGTCGGACTCGTGGGTGCGGAACTTCGTGACCAGCTCGCTCTTGCGTTCCTGATGCAACGACATGGGCTTCTTCCTGAATCCCGCTCCGGGGTGACCGCTCGTGCCGCCTGGGTCCGCGGAGGGGTACAGACCCGGCCTCATGGTCCTTCTAACGAGCGGGCCGCTTATAAGCTTCACCCCCTGGGGGGTCAACCTTCGCCGCCCGTCCGACCGCCCTTCGGGGGTCGTGACAGTGCGAAGACGTACAACCGGCAGCCGCCCGGCATTCCGCCCCCGCCCGGGGACAGCTCCCGGGCCGAGGCCTCGTCCATGGCCACGTGCAGGTACGGCCCCCCCGCCTCGCCCCCGTCGCCCGCCAACAGCTGACGGGTCCGGGGGTACAAGCGCAGGAGCGCCTCCACCACGTCGCCAATGCCCGCCGTCGCCGGCACGCCCAGGGACAGCTCGCGCCGCCCGTCGAAGGCGCCGCGGAGGCCCGGGGCCACGCTCACGGTGATGTCATGGGTGCGGGTGGCCACTCAGTTGAACACCCGCTGGTACCGCAGCCGTCCGCCCACCACTTCCGCCATGGCGAGCAGCACGTCATCCGGGCCCAGCACCCGCACCCGGCCCGGCATGGGGGCGACCTCCACGGGGACGCCGTGCAGCACCCGCCGGGCCTCGTCCGCGCTCACCCGGACCGCCGGCAGGTCCGTCAGCGCGTCCGCCAGCGACACCAGCCGCCCGGCCACCGCTTCACGCGACAGGGACGCCAGGTCCCCCAGGGGCAGCGCGCGAGCCAGGGTGAAGGGGCCGCTCATGGTGCGCCGCAGCGCCTCCAGGTGCGCGCCACAGCCCAGCGCGCGGCCCAGGTCGTACGCCAGCGTGCGCACGTAGAAGCCCTTGGTGCACCGCACGGACAGGGTCAGCCGGTCCGCGGAGAAGTCGCGCAGCACCAGCTCGTGCACGGTGACGGTGCGGCTGGCCCGCTCCACCTCTTCCCCGGCGCGCGCCAGCTCGTAGAGCCGCTTCCCGGCCACCTTCACCGCCGAGTACATGGGCGGCACCTGGTCGAACGTCCCCCGGAACCGGGCGAGCACCGCCTCCAGGAGCGGGGCCGTCAGCGGGGGCACCGGGGCCTCCGAGGTGGGCTTGCCCTGGGCGTCCTGGGTGTCCGTCTCGATGCCCAGCCGCACCACGGCGTCGTAGGCCTTGTCGCCCTCCGTGATGATGCCGGCGACCTTGGTGGCCTCGCCCAGGCACACCGGCAGCACGCCGGTGGCCATGGGGTCCAGCGTGCCCGTGTGGCCCGCCTTCTTCACCTTCAGCAGGCCACGCACCTGGCGGACCACGTCGAAGGACGTGGGGCCCAGGGGCTTGTCGATGACGAGAACGCCGTCCATGAAGCGGGGCCTACCAGCCTTCCTTGCCGCGCACCTCGCGCAGGAGCCGGTCGATCTTATCGCCCTCGCCCACCGACGCGTCGAAGGCGAAGAAGATTTCCGGCGACACGCGCAGGTTGACCGCGGACGTCACCTCGCGGCGCACGAAGCCCTTGGCCGCGTCCAGGCCCTTCTGCGTGTCCGCCTTCTCCTGGTCCGTGCCCAGCATCGAATAGAAGACCTTCGCCACCCGCAGGTCCGGCGACACCTTCACGCCGGTGATGGTGATGAAGCCGATGCGCGGGTCGCGCAATTCCCCCCGCGTCAGCAGGGCGCCGATGGCCGCCTGGATTTCCTGCCCCACGCGCTCGGGTCGTGCATGCGTCGTCATTTCTTCTCCCAATCTCGCGGGTTGCGCAGCGCCCGGGCCTTGGCCCGCGCGTCGTCCAGATTCAGCGTTCCACCGTCACCCGTGGGCCGGGAAGCTCCGGGCCCGGGGCCCGCGCCCTCGTGCCGCTGCTCCCACGAGCCCAGCCCCTCTGCCTCCGCCAGCGAACGGTCGCTGCGCAGGAAGCGGGCAATCGCCGCCTCCGAGTGCGCGTTCGCGTCCTCGGGAGACAGGTGGGCGTCCTCGTCCTCCGGCTCCGGCACCTTCGCCGGGGCACGGAAGCCCGTGGGCCTCTTGTCGGAATAGAGGGTGTCCCCGAAGGCCAGGATCTCCGTCTCCCGGGCCATCAGCGGAGCGACGTACATCTCTTCGATGAAGTGGATGATCTTCTCCAGCTGCTCATCCACGTGCCCGCGCTCGTTGCCCACCACGGCCAGGGCCACCGACGCCTTCTGCCAGAGGTCCTGGTCGTCCACCTCCGCGACGGCCACGTTGAAGCGGGCCTTCACCCGGTCCGTCACCCGGCGGAGCACCTGCCGCTTGGACTTCAGCGAGGCGCTCTCCGGAATCTGGAGGGTGAGGCGTGCGACTCCCACGAACATAAAGGTCCCCCAGGCCAACGGCCGCCGGGCGCGTCATCCACGCCCGGGCGCCGTCGCGTCGTCCATCCCCCGGGAAAGGTGGGGCCTTCCCCGGGGTCCGTCGAGTGCGCCTCTCCAGACGGCGAGAGGCTGTGGCCTCTCCAGGACTACGAGAGGCTCTGCCGGGTCTCCTCGATCTCGTAGGCCTCGATGATGTCGCCGGCCTTGAGGTCGTTGAAGTTCTCGATGCCGATACCGCACTCGAAGCCCTGGGCGACTTCCTTCACGTCGTCCTTGAAGCGGCGCAGCGACGCCATCTTCCCGGAGAAGAGCTGCTTGTTCTCGCGCATGAGGCGCACGAACGAGCCGCGCTTCATCACGCCGTCCAGGACGGCCGCGCCGGCGATGGTGCCCAGCTTCGGCACGTTGAAGGTGTTGCGCACCTCCGCACGGCCCAGCTTGCGCTCGGTGCGGATGGGCTCCAGGAGGTTCTCCATCTCCAAGCGAACCCCATCGATGAGCTCGTAGATGATGGAGTAGCTCTGCAGCGTCACCTGCTGTGCCTTGGCCGCGGCCTCCGAGCCCGACTCCGGCTTCACGTTGAAGCCCAGCACGACGCCCTTGGAAGCGGCGGCGCGCATGACGTCGGTCTCCGTGATGGCACCCACGCCCGCGTCGATGATGACCACCCGCACCTTGTGCGTGGTGAGCTTGTCCACCGCCTGGCGCACGGCCTCCGCCGAGCCCTGCACGTCCGCCTTGATGATGACGCGCAGTTCCTTGGGCCCGCCGCCCGCCTTCGTCTTGGCGAAGAGCTGGTCCAGGGACTCGCGGCTGACCTTGCTGAGCTCCGCCTGACGCTCCTTCATGCCGCGGTGGTCGGCGATCTGCTTGGCCGCCTTCTCGTCGGAGACGACGTTGATGGCGTCACCCGCGGTGGGCACGCCGGACAGGCCGACGACCTCCGCGCAGTAGCCCGGCTTCACTTCCTTCACCGCCTCGCCACGGCTGTTGTTCATGGCGCGGACGCGGCCGTAGTGCGTGCCGGTGACGATGGCGTCGCCCAGCTTGAGCGTGCCCTCCTGCACCAGCACCGTGGCCACGGGACCGCGGCCACGCTCCAGCTTCGCTTCCACGACGGCGCCCACGGACGGACGGGAAGGATTCGCCGTCAGCTCGAGGACTTCCGCCTGCAGCGCCAGGTTCTCCAGGAGGAGATCCAGGTTCATCTTCGTCTTCGCGGAGACGGGCACCATGATGGTGTCGCCGCCCCACTCTTCCGGTACCAGCTCCTGGCTCGCGAGGTCCTTCTTCACGCGGTCGGGGTTGGCGCCCGGGACGTCCATCTTGTTGATGGCGACGACGATGGGCACTTCCGCCTGCTTGGCGTGCTTGATGGCCTCGATGGTCTGGGGCATCACGCCGTCGTCCGCGGCCACCACCAGCACCACGATGTCCGTCACGTTGGCGCCACGGGCGCGCATGGACGTGAAGGCCTCGTGACCCGGGGTGTCCAGGAACGTGACGTCGCCGCGCGCGGTGGACACGCTGTACGCGCCGATGTGCTGGGTGATGCCGCCCGCCTCGCCCGCGGCCACGCTGGCCTGACGGATGGCGTCCAGGAGGCTCGTCTTGCCGTGGTCGACGTGGCCCATGATGGTGACCACCGGCGGACGGGGACGCTCGTCCTCGGCCTTGGCGGCGACCTCCGGCAGGTAGTCCTCCACCTCGAAGCCGACGCGCTCGACCTTCCAGTGGTAGTCGGTGGCGATGAGCTCCGCGGTGTCGGCGTCCAGGATCTGGTTCGCCGTGGCCATCTTCTGCATGCCCATCAGCTTCTTGATGAGCTCCGCGGTGCGGATACCCATGCGCTGACCCAGGTCGGAGACGCTGATGCCCTCCTGGAGCTTGATGACCTTCTTCTCCTCGGCCATCTGGGTGATCTGCGTCTTGGCGCCCTTCTTCGTGGGCTTGCGCTTCTTGCCGCGGACGGGGATCTGGATGCGGCCCCAGACCATGTCCGACAGCTCCTGCTTGGACACGCTGGTCGTCTCAGGACCCGTGCGCTTGCGCTGGCCACGTTCCTTGTTCTTGGAGACGTCCACCAGCTCGCGGCCGCGGCCCAGGTGATCCGGGACGACCTTGTACTCGCGCTTCTCCGTGCCCAGCGCCGTGCGGCCCGGGGCCATGGGGTACTGCTTGGCCTGGGTCGTGGTGGGCGTGACGCGGCGGACCTGGATGAGCGGACGCGAAATCACCACGGCCTGGGTGGCCGTGGGGCGCGCCTGGGCGCCCGGCGTGGGCGCGACCTGGGCGTGCGGGACGCCGCCGACCATGATGGTCGGGCCGGTCGGCTGCACCGGGGCCCCCGTGCCGGCCGTGGGCGGCGAGGACGGACGCACCGGCCCCGTCTGGCCCGGACGCGCCTGGACGGGCGCCCCCGGACGGTTCATGGGCGGAGAGCCCGGACGACCCTGCATGGGCGCGCCAGGACGGCTGCCCGGCCCACCAGGACCACCCGGACGGCTGCCGGGACCACCCGGACCACCCGGACGGCTGCCCGGCGGCCCGCCAGGGCGCCCGCCCGTGGAACCCGGACGCTGCACGTAACCGGGACCTCGGGAGATGACCGTCGCGGACGTCGACGTGGAAGAAGGCGTCCGTGCGGTGGGCGGGACCGGCGAGCGCGTAGGGGGGTTGGGCAAGCGGGGACTCTCCTGCGTAGGACTGCGCGGTGTCGCCGTGGCCGGGGTCGGCTCGGCGGCCCGGGGCGTCTCCACCACGGCCGCGGGAGGCGGGGTGGACGGCGGCGTCACGGGCGGGGTGGCGGTTGCGGCAACAGACGGGGTGGCCGGGGCCTCGGGCGCCGACGGCGCCTCCGGGGCAGCGGCGATGGAGGCGACGGTTGCCTCCGGAGACGTGGCCGTCACGGCCGGGGCCTCCGGGGCGCGGGCCACGGGGGCCTGCTCCACGGCGGCGGGCGGCGGCTCCACGGCGACAGGCGCCTGAGGGGCCTCCGGCTCCATGGGGGCCGCGGCCTGCGGCTCCTGCGCGGGCTCCGGCTCGTAGGCGGGTTCAGCCGCCTGCGAGTAGGCGTCCTGGCTTTCCGGGGCAGACGTGCCCGCGGGAGGACCGACCTTGCGGCGCACCACGAAGCCCTTGGCGGCGACGGGCGGAGCAGCCTGCTTCGGCTTGCGCTTGTCCAGGATCTTCTGGACCGCGGCGGTGGCCTGGTCATCGTCCAGGGAGGACGAGTGGCTCTTGACGTCGTAACCCAGCCCGGCGAGCTCGGTCACGACCTCCTTGTTGTCGAGCTCAATCCCGTGGCTCTTGAGCTCCTTGGCGATTTCGTGAACGCGCTTCTTCGACATACCTTGATTGGCCTTCTGCTCCGCCGACGACGAGGCCGAGCACCCTAGTCCAAAGCCGAAATTGTGTGCGAGTGGTGCTTAACAGCCACCTCTCCCCGCAACCTCTCCACCCACCCGCCCTCACTCCCAAGCCTGTCCGAGTGCTGACGGGTCGACCTGCCCCGCCTTGCCCCGGAAGGCCCTGCCCAGCGCCTTACGCTTGAGCGCTGCCGTCAGACAACCGGCACCGCACAGGTACGCCCCCCGCCCTGGCAGCCTCCGCCGCCTGTCCGCCACCACGCCGCCCTGGGGACCTACCACGAACCGGGTGAGTTCCGCCTGTGCCTTGCGAGAACCACACCCGACGCAGGTCCTGACCGGACCTGACGCCGTGGTTTCCGTGGGATGTGTCCCGGACCGTTTGGTTGCGCGGCGCATCCGCCTACCCCCCGTCGTTACGGTGCCTTGGCCGCTTCCACGCCCTCCGACCCGCCTGCCGATGCCAGCGCACCCCGCTCCGCGTTCAGCTCCGCGCGCAGCTTGGCTTCCTCCACCAGATAATTCTCCGCCGCGCTCTTCAGCTGGCGGGCCTTCTTGATGCCCACGCCCGGCACGTCGCCCAGGCGGGTGAGGTCCTTCTCGTTCGCGATGTCCTCCACCGTGCGGTAGCCGGCGAGGATGAGCTGCTCGATGGTCTTCTCACCAACGCCGCGCACGCGCGCCATGCGCTCCGGCTGGGACAGCTCGTCCGGGTGGCGGCGGGCCTCGGCCAGGCGGGCCTGCTCGCGCTCGTAGTCCATGCGCGACAGCTCCTGCTGGTCCTCCACCATGCGCTTCTTGGCCTCCTCCTGCATCGCGGCGATGCGGGTGGGGTCGATGCCGGGGATCTGCGCCAGCATCTCCGCATTGGCATCCGCGACGTCGCGCGCCTGACGGAAGCCGTGCGCGTAGAGCGTCTCCACCAGCATCTCGTTGACGCCCGGCAGGGCACCGAGCGAGCGGCTGGCGAACTCGCGCATCTCCCGCACGCGGCTCTCGCTGTTGATGTCCAGCTTCCAGCCGGTCAGCTGGGCGGCCAGGCGCACGTTCTGCCCGCGCCGGCCAATGGCCAGCGACAGCTGGTCGTCCGGGACGATGAGCTCCATGGCGTGGTTGGCCTCGTCGATGATGACGCGGCTGACCTCCGCGGGGGCCAGCGCGGAGCACACGAAGCGGGCCGGGTCTTCATCGTAAGGGACGATGTCGATCTTCTCTCCGCGCAGCTCCTGCACCACCGCCTGCACGCGGCTGCCCTTCATGCCCACGCACGCGCCCACCGGGTCCACGTCCGAGTCGCGGCTGGACACGGCGATCTTCGCGCGGCCACCGGGCTCACGCGCCGCCGCCTCGATGACGACGATGCCCTCGGCGATTTCCGGCACCTCCATCTCGAAGAGCTTGGTGAGCAGGTTCACGGACGCGCGCGACAGGACGATCTGCGGGCCCTTGGACTCGCGCAGCACGTCCAGCACGTACGCCTGGACGCGGTCGCCCGGACGGTAGGTCTCACGCGGGACCTGCTCGCGGACCGGCAGCACGGCCTCCGCGCGGCCCAGGTCCACCACGATGTTGCCGCGCTCGAACCGGCGGGCGATGCCGGTGACGATCTCGTTCTTGCGGTCCTTGTACTCGTTGAAGACGTTCTCGCGCTCGGCGTCGCGGGTGCGCTGCAGGATGACCTGCTTGGCCGTCTGCGCGGCGATGCGGCCGAAGCCGCGGCGGAAGGTCTTCAGCCGGAGGATGTCGCCGTACTGGTCGTCCTGGGCCTTGGCCTCCGCGGCGTCCTCGTCCCGGTAGAAGATCTGGAAGACGAGCTCGTCGCCGGGCTCCACTTCCATGCCCTTCTTGTGGGCCTCGTCCATGGTGATCTGGTTCACCGCCTGGACGGGGTCGGTGATCTCCGCGACCACGGTGATGGCCTGGAAGAGCTCCACGACGCCCTTCTCCGGGTCGTACTTGGCCTCCAGGTTGCGGTCCTGGCCAAAGTGCTTCTTGGCCGCGGTGTTCATCGCGTCCTCGAGGGTGGCAATGAGCACGGCCCGTTCGATGCCCTTGTCCTTGGCGACCTGATCCAGGACGAGGTTGAGGTTGACGGCCGGGTTGGCGGGCGTGGGCATGGCTGTGTCTTCTCCGAAAATGGGTCCACGGGCGGCCCTGGCGCGAACAGGGTCCCCTGTATGTCGACGTCTAGAACTCGAACTCCAGATGGGCCTTGGCGATGTCCTTGAAGGGGATGATGAAGGCACCGCCCCCTTCCACGTCCACGGAGATGGCGTCGGCCGCCACTCCGATGAGCGTGCCGCTGAAGTTCTTCCGCGGCGGGTCACCCAGCGGGCCAAAGGTCTTCACCTTGACCTTCTGCCCCTTCACCCGTTCGAAGTGCGCCGGCTTCTTCAGGGGCCGGTTCACACCGGGGCTGGACACCTCCAGGTTGTATTCCTGGGGGATGAAGTCCTCCACGTCGAGCACCGGATCCACCGCGCGCGACACCTGGGAGCACTCGTCCAGTCCCACCCGGCCACCGGGCTTGTCGATGAACAGCCGCAACACCCAGCCCTCGCGCTCGCGGACGTACTCCACGTCCAGGAGCTCCAGGCCTTCGTTCGCCACGATGGGGTCCAGCAGCGCCGCTGCCTTCTCCTCCACCGTCTGTTTGATGTTCTTCGACTCCATGGCCAGGAAACAGGTCTCCAAAAACGCGAAAAGCGGGCACGGCGGCCCACTTTTCGAATGTGATGCGTCGAAAAATGTCGGGGCGTCCCGTAACACACGCCCCCTCGGGGTGTAAAGGAAGGACACACCCCGAGGCGCCGGCTCAAACGCCCCCCGGGATTGAAGGATTCCCAGGGGTTCCGAGTGACGCCGGTGGCGTTATAACGCCCCCATGCACCTCATCGCCGCCGCACAGATGGTGTCCACCGCGGACAAGGCCCACAACCTGGATGTGGCCACGCGCCTCGTGCGCCAGGCCGCCTCCCTGGGTGCCCACCTGGTGGGCCTGCCGGAGAACTTCTCCTGGATGGGCCCGGAGCCCGAGCGCCCCTCCGCTGCGGAAGCCCTGGACGGCCCCACCCTGAGCCGGATGGCGGAGCTGGCCCGGGGGACGAAGACGACGCTCCTGGCCGGCTCCATCCTGGAGGAGGGGGCGCCCGGCGGCCGGCTCTACAACACCAGCGTCCTGTTCGGCCCGGACGGCGCCCGGCTGGCCGTCTACCGGAAGATGCACCTGTTCGACGTGGAGGTGGGAGACGGTGCCACCTACCAGGAGTCCGCGGCGGTGGCGCCGGGGACGGAGGTGGTGGCGGCGGACACGGTGGTGGGCCGGCTGGGCATGAGCGTCTGCTACGACCTGCGCTTCCCGGAGCTGTACCGGCGGCTGTCGAAGGACGGGGCGACGCTGCTCGCGGTGCCGGCGGCCTTCACGATGATGACGGGCAAGGACCACTGGGAGGTGCTGCTGCGCGCCCGGGCCATTGAGAACCAGGCGTACGTGCTGGCACCGGCCCAGGGCGGGCGGCACTCCGCGCAGCGGCTGACGTACGGCCACGCGATGGTGGTGGACCCGTGGGGGCTGGTGACGGCGCGGGCCTCCGAGGGCGAGGGCCTGGCGATTGCGCCGGTGGACCCGGAGCTCCAGGCACGCATCCGGCGGAATTTGCCGTGCCTGGCGCACAGGCGGCTGGACTAGGCGGGCGAGAGTGAACGGGAGGGGGGCGGGAGGCCCCTCCAGCGCGGCGTTTGCGGGTAGAGTGGTTTTCAGGAAGACCCCTCTGGTGAACGGACGACGCTGGCCTCCCCTGCTTTTCGCGGTCGCACTCATGGCCCTTCCTCCCGGCTGTACCGCCGATGAGAAGCCTCGCGGGCCCACCGAGGCGCCCCTGCCGCCCCCTGTGCCCCGCGCGCACCTGCGGGAGCTGACGGGGGACGTGCAGATCAAGCGCGCGGTGGCGGATGAATGGAGCCCCGCGCGGGACGAGCTGCCCCTCTACGAAAACGACAAGGTCCGCACCGAGGCCGGAGCCAGCGCGCAGGTCGTGTTCGCCAACGGCAGCACGCTGCACCTGGGGGGCGATTCCCTGGTGGGCATCGCGGAGAGCAAGTTGCGAACGGACGTCACCGTCCTGAGGGGACGGGTGGACGCCACCTTGGAGAAGCCGGCCACCCAGTCGCTGTCCGTCACCACCCCATCCGCCACGGTTCGTGCGGGCAGGAAGATTGAATTCCAATGAAGGCCGCCCTCTGGCTCAGCGCGTGGATGGGGCTGTCCGTGGTGCCGTCAACCGCACCGACCGCCGTGGGGCGCGAACCCGCGGATGGCACGACCCTTCCCGGAGGCGGCGCCTCGGCGGCCCCGCGCAAGGCCCCCGGTACGGAGCCGCAGACGGCGCTCAAGGCGCTGGAGATGTCGCGCGCGGCGGTGAAGGCCGCGCCGAACGATGCGCGCCGCCGTGAGGCCGAGTCCCGGATGAAGGACGCGGAGGCGCACTTCCAGGCCGCGCGGTACGCGGACGCGCTGCACAAGGCGGACGAGGCCTGGGCGCTGCTCAACCCGCCCCAGCCGTCCAACTTCACGGTGGAGGTGGACCACGACGGCGGCACCACCACCGTCACCCACCGGCAGGGCCCCCCCGTCACCGTGGAGGCGCAGCACGCCACCCGCGTGCTGGCGAAGGGCGAGTCCGTGCGCGTGCAGCAGGGCACCGTGCTGCCGGAGCCGCCCGGCGCGCCGCAGCTGGCGCAGCCCGCGGACAAGGCCCGCTTCACGCTGAAGGCCACGCCCGCCGGACTGCTGGGGCCGGTGACGCTGGCGTGGACCTCCGTCGCGGGCGCCACGCGCTACGAGGTCGAGGTCGTCGCGGAAGGCGTGGAAGAGGGAGTGGCACCGGCGCCGGTGCGCACGGTGCAGGCCGCGCGGCAATGGACGTTGCCGGCGCTGCCCGCGGGCCGTTATCGCTGGACGGTGACGGCGGTGAGTCCGGAGCAGGGGCGGTCCCTGCCCTCCCAGACACGGCGCTTCGAGCTGGCCGCGGAATCGCTCGAACTCAACGTCAAGGTGAAGGACGGGTGGCAGAAGTAGCCGCCCGACCCGAGCGAGGAGCCACCGCCGTGCGACTTTTCAAAGCCATCCTCCTCCTGATGCTGGTGGTCAGCATCATCCCCACGCTGATGGTGGGCTGGTTGTCGGTGTCCCATACGCGCGAGCTGCTCATCCGCGACGCGCAGGAGCTGGCTCAGGAGCGCGTGAAGCAGCTGCGGCTCAAGGCGGAGAGCTTCCTGGAGGACCCCACGGAGCGCGTGGTGGGGCTGTCCAGCGTGCCGGGCGGCTTCTTCACCCTGCCGCGCGACACGCAGCGGCTGCACATCGCGGCGGTGCTCAACCAGCGTCCGGAGTTGCTGGCGCTCACCGTGTTCGGCGCGGACCGGCAGCGGCTGCCGGGCCTGCAGGCCTTCGCGGTGCACGACATGGCGCCCAGCGGGGTGGCGGAGCACGAGGAGCGCGCGCGGGCCCTGTTGGACGGGGGGCTCACCGGGGTGCGCTACTCGGACGTGGTGGCGTCCCACGGCGGAGCTGGCGGCGGTCCGGTGGTGACGCTGGCCTTCCCCGTGGGCGACCCGGTGCAGGGCTACATGGCCGCGGACATCACGCTCGCGGGCTTGAGGCAGATGCTGGCGCAGGAGCGCGTGGGCAGCACGGGCTTCGCGTACCTGGCGGACCGGCACGGCCGCCTGATTACGGGCGGCGGCGACCTGGGCGCGGTGGGTGACGACGTGTCGAAGCGGCTGCCCCTGGCGCACCTGCTCAAGCAGCGCGAGGGCACGCCCGACACGGAGCTGTTCCACGTGGGCAACTTCGGCGAGGGGCGCGACGCGGTGGTGTCCGCGTACTCGGTGCTGCCGGAGGCGGGCTGGGCCATCGTGTCCGAGCAGCCGGTGGAGCACGCCTACCGCCAGGTGGAGACCATGGAGCGGCGCATCCTCCTGGGCCTGGGCGGCGCCATCCTGGTGGCGCTGGTGCTGGCGGCCATCTTCTCCCGCAACCTCACGCAGCCACTGAAGACCTTCATCGCGACGTCGCTGGAGCTGGCGCGCGGCAAGTTCGGCGTGGAGGTGCACCTGAAGCAGAAGAACGAGCTGGGGGAGCTGGCCCAGACGTTCAACTACATGAGCAAGCAGCTCATGGCCTACGACATGGAGACGCGCGGCCTCTACGAGAGCCTGGAGAAGGGCTACCTGGAGACCATCGTCGCGCTGGCCAACTCCATCGACTCCAAGGACGCGTACACGCGCGGCCACAGCCAGCGGGTGGGCGACGTGGCGGTGGAGATTGGCAAGGAGCTGAAGCTCACCGAGCGCGAGCTGCGGCAGCTGCAGTACGGCGGCATCCTCCACGACATCGGGAAGATTGGCATCCCGGAGAACATCCTCTGCAAGCAGTCCCGGCTCACCGACCAGGAGATGTCCCTGATGCGCGAGCACCCCGCCATTGGCGACGCCATCATCGGGCCGGTGACGTTCCTGGGTTCGGTGCGCGCGTGCGTGCGCCACCACCACGAGCGCTGGGACGGCACGGGCTACCCGGACAAGCTCAAGGGCGAGGACATTCCGATGCTCGCGCGCATCGTGGCGTGCGCGGACACCTTCGATGCGTGCACCTCCACGCGCCCCTACCAGAAGGCCATGCCGCTGGAGAAGGCGATGGAGATTTTGGACAACCTGAGCGGCGCGCAGCTGGACCCCAAGGTGGTGCTGGCGCTGCGCGCGGTGCTGGCCCAGCGGGGCGTGCGGCTGGAAGGCCACCGGCAGCCCGTCAAGCTGGCTTCCTGAAGCCCCGCTCCCCGGGCCCTTTCGCTTTCGCGGCAGGTCCCCCTCCCCGCCGGAAGGATGGTAGGGAGGGGCTGCTGCCCAAGCATTGGAAGGTGGACCGGTGAGCAATTTCTGGGATCGCATCAAGCCCGCGCCCAAGCCCGTCAGCGCGACGGATGCGAAGCTGTCCGCGGACGGCGAGTCACTGACGCTGACGTGGGACGACGGCGTGACGACGACCGCCACCGCGCAGGTGCTGCGCCAGCAGTGCCCGTGCGCCGCGTGCGTGGACGAGTGGACGGCGAAGCGCACGCTGGACCCCTCGCAGGTGCCCGCGAACCTGCGCGTGCTGCAGATGCAGCCGGTGGGCAACTACGCGCTCGCGTTCGTCTTCAGCGACCAGCACACCACGGGCATCTATCCGTGGAAGCACCTGCGCGAAATCACCCAGTCGCAGGGGTGAAGCGCCCCACCGCGTCCTTCCGGAGGTCCCCGTGACGTCGCGCTATCGGCTGCTGCAACCGCTGGCCACGGGAGGCATG
This DNA window, taken from Corallococcus coralloides DSM 2259, encodes the following:
- a CDS encoding YlxR family protein codes for the protein MRRATKRSGTHPTETTASGPVRTCVGCGSRKAQAELTRFVVGPQGGVVADRRRRLPGRGAYLCGAGCLTAALKRKALGRAFRGKAGQVDPSALGQAWE
- a CDS encoding DUF503 domain-containing protein, coding for MFVGVARLTLQIPESASLKSKRQVLRRVTDRVKARFNVAVAEVDDQDLWQKASVALAVVGNERGHVDEQLEKIIHFIEEMYVAPLMARETEILAFGDTLYSDKRPTGFRAPAKVPEPEDEDAHLSPEDANAHSEAAIARFLRSDRSLAEAEGLGSWEQRHEGAGPGPGASRPTGDGGTLNLDDARAKARALRNPRDWEKK
- the truB gene encoding tRNA pseudouridine(55) synthase TruB, producing MDGVLVIDKPLGPTSFDVVRQVRGLLKVKKAGHTGTLDPMATGVLPVCLGEATKVAGIITEGDKAYDAVVRLGIETDTQDAQGKPTSEAPVPPLTAPLLEAVLARFRGTFDQVPPMYSAVKVAGKRLYELARAGEEVERASRTVTVHELVLRDFSADRLTLSVRCTKGFYVRTLAYDLGRALGCGAHLEALRRTMSGPFTLARALPLGDLASLSREAVAGRLVSLADALTDLPAVRVSADEARRVLHGVPVEVAPMPGRVRVLGPDDVLLAMAEVVGGRLRYQRVFN
- the rpsO gene encoding 30S ribosomal protein S15; this translates as MSLHQERKSELVTKFRTHESDTGSPEVQVALLSERINMLTEHFKTHKKDHHSRRGLLKLVGQRRRMLDYLKSKDVARYKKLIEGLGIRK
- the rbfA gene encoding 30S ribosome-binding factor RbfA, whose amino-acid sequence is MTTHARPERVGQEIQAAIGALLTRGELRDPRIGFITITGVKVSPDLRVAKVFYSMLGTDQEKADTQKGLDAAKGFVRREVTSAVNLRVSPEIFFAFDASVGEGDKIDRLLREVRGKEGW
- the infB gene encoding translation initiation factor IF-2, which encodes MSKKRVHEIAKELKSHGIELDNKEVVTELAGLGYDVKSHSSSLDDDQATAAVQKILDKRKPKQAAPPVAAKGFVVRRKVGPPAGTSAPESQDAYSQAAEPAYEPEPAQEPQAAAPMEPEAPQAPVAVEPPPAAVEQAPVARAPEAPAVTATSPEATVASIAAAPEAPSAPEAPATPSVAATATPPVTPPSTPPPAAVVETPRAAEPTPATATPRSPTQESPRLPNPPTRSPVPPTARTPSSTSTSATVISRGPGYVQRPGSTGGRPGGPPGSRPGGPGGPGSRPGGPGGPGSRPGAPMQGRPGSPPMNRPGAPVQARPGQTGPVRPSSPPTAGTGAPVQPTGPTIMVGGVPHAQVAPTPGAQARPTATQAVVISRPLIQVRRVTPTTTQAKQYPMAPGRTALGTEKREYKVVPDHLGRGRELVDVSKNKERGQRKRTGPETTSVSKQELSDMVWGRIQIPVRGKKRKPTKKGAKTQITQMAEEKKVIKLQEGISVSDLGQRMGIRTAELIKKLMGMQKMATANQILDADTAELIATDYHWKVERVGFEVEDYLPEVAAKAEDERPRPPVVTIMGHVDHGKTSLLDAIRQASVAAGEAGGITQHIGAYSVSTARGDVTFLDTPGHEAFTSMRARGANVTDIVVLVVAADDGVMPQTIEAIKHAKQAEVPIVVAINKMDVPGANPDRVKKDLASQELVPEEWGGDTIMVPVSAKTKMNLDLLLENLALQAEVLELTANPSRPSVGAVVEAKLERGRGPVATVLVQEGTLKLGDAIVTGTHYGRVRAMNNSRGEAVKEVKPGYCAEVVGLSGVPTAGDAINVVSDEKAAKQIADHRGMKERQAELSKVSRESLDQLFAKTKAGGGPKELRVIIKADVQGSAEAVRQAVDKLTTHKVRVVIIDAGVGAITETDVMRAAASKGVVLGFNVKPESGSEAAAKAQQVTLQSYSIIYELIDGVRLEMENLLEPIRTERKLGRAEVRNTFNVPKLGTIAGAAVLDGVMKRGSFVRLMRENKQLFSGKMASLRRFKDDVKEVAQGFECGIGIENFNDLKAGDIIEAYEIEETRQSLS
- a CDS encoding MoaD/ThiS family protein, encoding MATRTHDITVSVAPGLRGAFDGRRELSLGVPATAGIGDVVEALLRLYPRTRQLLAGDGGEAGGPYLHVAMDEASARELSPGGGGMPGGCRLYVFALSRPPKGGRTGGEG